One genomic segment of Strix uralensis isolate ZFMK-TIS-50842 chromosome 29, bStrUra1, whole genome shotgun sequence includes these proteins:
- the TP53I11 gene encoding tumor protein p53-inducible protein 11, with the protein MAAKQPPPLMKKHSQTDLVSRLKTRKILGVGGEDDDGEVHRSKISQVLGNEIKFAVREPLGLRVWQLVSAVMFSGVAIMALAFPDQLYDAVFDEESVSSKTPIRLYGGALLSISLIMWNALYTAEKVIIRWTLLTEACYFAVQFLVTTVSLVESSRIATGAVLLLVSRALFILISIYYYYQVGRRPKKV; encoded by the exons ATGGCAGCCAAACAGCCCCCGCCGCTGATGAAGAAGCACAGCCAGACCGACCTGGTGAGCAGGCTGAAGACACGCAAGATCCTGGGGGTCGGCGGGGAGGACGACGACGGCGAGGTCCATCGCTCAAAG ATTAGCCAAGTACTGGGAAATGAAATCAAGTTTGCTGTCCGGGAACCACTGGGGCTCAG GGTCTGGCAGCTGGTTTCCGCCGTCATGTTTTCTGGGGTCGCCATCATG GCCCTCGCTTTCCCCGACCAGCTCTACGACGCCGTCTTCGACGAGGAATCGGTGAGCAGCAAGACTCCCATCCGGCTCTATGGAGGAGCCCTCCTCA GCATCTCGCTCATCATGTGGAACGCCCTATACACGGCCGAAAAAGTCATTATCCGCTGGACCCTGCTGACGGAGGCGTGCTACTTCGCTGTGCAGTTCCTGG ttACCACTGTCTCCCTGGTTGAGAGTAGCCGGATAGCCACAGGTGCTGTGCTCCTCCTGGTCAGCCGAGCCCTCTTCATCCTCAtcagcatttattattattaccaagTTGGACGCCGTCCCAAGAAAGTCTAA
- the TSPAN18 gene encoding tetraspanin-18, with the protein MEGDCLSCMKYLMFLFNFFIFLGGACLLGVGIWVIVDPTGFREIVAANPLLFTGAYIMLAMGAMLFLLGFLGCCGAIRENKCLLLFFFMFILLIFLAELSAAILAFIFRENLTREFFTKELKKHYLRNNDTDVFSSTWNSVMITFACCGVNGPEDFEAVPHLPYSSLESVTPEACCQRELQSREGMFVNREACLTGVERFQNRQGCYTVILNSFETYVYLAGALAIGVLAIELFAMIFAMCLFRGIQ; encoded by the exons ATGGAGGGAGACTGTCTGAGCTGCATGAAGTACCTGAtgtttcttttcaatttcttcatATTT CTGGGAGGAGCATGCCTACTGGGAGTTGGGATCTGGGTCATTGTGGATCCCACAGGTTTCCGAGAGATAGTGGCTGCCAACCCTCTGCTCTTCACGGGAGCGTACATCATGCTGGCCATGGGAGCGATGCTCTTTCTGCTGGGTTTCCTCGGCTGCTGTGGTGCCATCCGTGAGAACAAATGCCTCCTGCTTTTT ttcttcatgtttattttgttaaTCTTCCTGGCGGAGCTTTCAGCTGCAATCCTGGCTTTTATCTTCAGAGAAAAT CTGACCAGAGAGTTTTTCACCAAGGAGCTGAAGAAGCATTACCTGAGGAACAACGACACGGACGTCTTCTCTTCCACCTGGAACTCTGTTATGATCACG TTTGCCTGCTGTGGAGTGAATGGACCAGAAGATTTTGAAGCTGTCCCTCATCTTCCATACTCCTCTTTGGAAAGTGTGACACCGGAGGCTTGTTGCCAGCGAGAGCTCCAGAGCCGGGAAGGGATGTTTGTCAACAGGGAAGCCTGCCTCACAGGTGTTGAGAGGTTTCAGAACCGACAG GGCTGCTACACCGTGATCCTGAACTCCTTTGAGACCTACGTGTACCTTGCAGGAGCCCTCGCCATCGGAGTGCTGGCTATCGAG CTGTTCGCCATGATCTTTGCTATGTGTCTCTTTCGAGGGATCCAGTAA